The following proteins come from a genomic window of Candidatus Leptovillus gracilis:
- a CDS encoding response regulator, producing MRRAVTILLVEDDKSMLYGMSDLLQVVDIDYEIAVCTASNGREALDLMSRQTPDLIVSDIMMPFMDGFQFLAEVQKTAAWVNIPFIFLTARGEKHEIHKGRLSGAALYITKPFHSVELLELIKTQLDRKFQIEHTHEQHINNLKKDILQILNHEFRTPLTYVTAYYEMLADSVNTYADTDNFQEYLRGIQAGCLRLTRLIESFIAVIELRTGETQQNFLRRVRRIDDVDAIIQEAVLNQQEKAQQHGSQIHYRPTANLPAVYGDPTSLLTIFQQLLDNAIKFSSKRLMSASGDMVEVRTAVADNEIAIAFQDHGIGIPAPVQNQIFDLFFQYNRTHLEQQGAGVGLTIAKGLVELHNGRIQLYSQENTGSTFTVFLPAAGVAQQQPTANHHTKPTANILVVEDDPFLLDGLRELLEIHEGPYNLQIFTAMNGQKGLQVLAHHTPDLIISDIMMPVMDGFTFLTEVRQNPEWVQIPFIFLTAKGERRDIHAGFRSGVEEYITKPYDSEELLGLAVKQLERYFQIKHTMSRSFDGLKRSIIELITPDFRVPLASVAKYSGEFEQQISTARTDEELKFPLQGIQASSLRLSRLIEDFISLAELKTGEADMAYDLRVDAIPDIGLLLYETGQQYEATAMQKGLTVTCPLAHDLPEIQGDRVTLTNCIQRLLDIGLSYYRPSPDSASIQLAATQSDQEIRLSIKFPFPLPAEEAAGIIRHLALEDLDTFTTSNYSPGINIVQGYIRLHHGRLLLHTSSNQFTFTLTLPIQPATTSYAAPY from the coding sequence ATGAGACGCGCGGTAACAATTCTGCTGGTTGAAGATGACAAATCCATGCTGTATGGCATGAGCGACTTGCTGCAAGTGGTGGACATTGATTATGAGATTGCGGTGTGCACAGCCAGCAACGGCCGTGAAGCCCTAGACCTGATGTCCAGGCAAACGCCAGACCTCATTGTCTCCGATATCATGATGCCGTTCATGGATGGTTTTCAATTCCTGGCAGAAGTGCAAAAAACGGCCGCCTGGGTCAACATCCCTTTTATCTTTCTCACCGCTCGCGGCGAAAAACATGAAATCCACAAAGGGCGGCTCAGCGGCGCGGCCCTCTACATCACCAAACCCTTTCACAGCGTCGAACTGTTGGAACTGATCAAAACGCAGCTAGACCGCAAATTCCAGATCGAACATACCCACGAACAACATATCAACAACCTGAAAAAAGACATTTTACAGATATTAAACCACGAATTTCGCACGCCGCTCACGTATGTCACCGCCTATTACGAAATGCTGGCCGACAGCGTCAACACCTATGCCGACACGGACAATTTCCAGGAATATTTGCGTGGGATTCAGGCCGGTTGTTTGCGCCTGACCCGGCTGATCGAAAGTTTTATCGCCGTCATCGAACTGCGTACCGGCGAAACCCAACAGAACTTTTTGCGCCGGGTGCGACGGATTGATGACGTAGACGCGATCATTCAAGAAGCCGTGTTGAATCAACAAGAGAAAGCGCAGCAGCATGGCTCGCAAATACATTACCGCCCCACCGCCAATTTGCCCGCCGTCTACGGCGACCCCACCAGTTTACTGACTATTTTTCAGCAGCTTTTAGACAACGCCATCAAATTCTCATCCAAACGACTAATGTCTGCCTCAGGCGATATGGTGGAGGTGCGCACGGCCGTTGCCGATAACGAGATCGCCATTGCCTTCCAGGATCATGGCATCGGGATTCCCGCGCCAGTACAAAACCAAATTTTCGACCTGTTTTTTCAGTACAACCGCACTCATCTGGAACAACAAGGCGCTGGCGTGGGGCTGACTATTGCCAAAGGGTTGGTGGAACTGCATAACGGCCGTATCCAACTATACAGCCAGGAAAACACTGGCAGCACCTTCACCGTTTTTCTGCCGGCAGCGGGCGTGGCCCAGCAGCAGCCGACAGCCAACCACCACACAAAGCCAACCGCCAACATCCTTGTCGTTGAAGATGACCCCTTCCTGCTGGATGGCCTGCGCGAATTGCTCGAAATACACGAGGGACCCTACAATCTCCAGATTTTCACCGCCATGAATGGGCAAAAAGGGTTGCAAGTTCTGGCCCACCACACCCCCGACCTGATCATTTCCGACATCATGATGCCCGTTATGGATGGCTTCACCTTCTTAACCGAAGTGCGCCAAAACCCGGAATGGGTGCAAATCCCCTTCATCTTCCTGACCGCCAAAGGAGAAAGGCGCGACATCCACGCCGGTTTCCGCAGCGGCGTAGAAGAATACATCACCAAACCTTACGACAGTGAAGAGTTGCTGGGGTTGGCCGTTAAACAATTGGAGCGTTACTTCCAGATCAAACACACCATGTCGCGCAGTTTCGACGGACTCAAACGCAGCATCATCGAACTGATCACGCCAGATTTTCGTGTGCCGCTGGCTTCCGTAGCCAAATATTCCGGTGAATTTGAACAGCAAATCAGCACAGCGCGCACCGACGAAGAGCTAAAATTCCCCCTCCAGGGCATTCAGGCCAGCAGTCTCCGCCTCAGCCGACTCATCGAAGATTTCATCTCGCTGGCTGAACTGAAAACAGGCGAAGCCGACATGGCTTACGACCTGCGCGTTGACGCTATTCCCGATATTGGCCTGCTGCTCTATGAAACGGGCCAACAATATGAAGCCACAGCGATGCAAAAAGGGCTGACCGTTACCTGCCCGTTGGCCCACGATTTGCCCGAAATCCAGGGGGATCGGGTGACGCTGACAAACTGCATCCAGCGCTTGTTGGATATCGGTCTCAGTTATTATCGGCCGTCGCCAGACAGCGCCAGTATCCAACTGGCAGCTACCCAATCCGACCAGGAAATACGCCTGTCTATAAAATTTCCGTTTCCTTTACCGGCGGAAGAGGCCGCCGGCATCATCCGCCACCTGGCATTGGAAGATTTGGACACATTTACCACATCCAACTACTCGCCTGGTATTAATATTGTGCAGGGATACATCCGGCTGCATCACGGCCGTTTGCTGCTGCACACATCAAGCAATCAGTTTACATTTACCCTCACCTTACCCATCCAACCCGCAACCACTTCTTACGCTGCGCCGTATTAG
- a CDS encoding PspA/IM30 family protein, giving the protein MASLLEKTQTLIQANLHEMVDRALEANSVAVMKQYIRDAEDNLEDLEKAAATVGGEVKSMERKYNEYKKKADQLDRNIDMLLMQGKPELATAAQNELNSARRLQEQYHEQWVRQQREYEALLNARLKLQAKLKTIRQEQKEMEALLRLAKSKEITVKAMKSLNDLQGVGDGDIARLRDSIQARLDTASAHSEMYASNLDNQMDDILGKTEIELQLEERKRRLGLAAPSAPTFIEEEESSASSLESE; this is encoded by the coding sequence ATGGCATCATTACTCGAAAAAACCCAGACCCTCATCCAGGCTAACCTGCATGAAATGGTAGACCGCGCTTTAGAAGCCAACTCCGTCGCCGTGATGAAACAATACATCCGCGACGCCGAAGACAACCTGGAAGACCTGGAAAAGGCCGCCGCCACTGTCGGCGGCGAAGTCAAATCCATGGAGCGCAAATACAACGAGTACAAGAAAAAAGCCGACCAACTCGACCGCAATATTGACATGCTGCTGATGCAGGGCAAACCAGAACTGGCAACGGCCGCGCAAAACGAACTCAACAGCGCCCGCCGCCTGCAAGAACAGTACCACGAACAATGGGTGCGCCAACAACGGGAATACGAAGCGCTCTTAAATGCCCGCCTGAAGCTCCAGGCTAAACTCAAGACCATCCGCCAGGAACAAAAGGAAATGGAGGCCCTGCTGCGGTTGGCTAAGTCCAAAGAAATCACCGTCAAGGCCATGAAAAGCCTCAACGATCTGCAAGGCGTGGGGGATGGCGACATCGCCCGGCTGCGCGATTCTATCCAGGCGCGCCTGGACACGGCCAGCGCCCACAGCGAAATGTACGCCAGCAACCTGGATAACCAGATGGATGATATTTTGGGTAAAACGGAAATCGAACTGCAATTGGAAGAGCGGAAACGCCGCCTGGGTCTGGCTGCGCCCTCCGCGCCCACGTTCATCGAAGAAGAGGAATCTTCTGCCTCTTCCCTGGAAAGCGAATAG
- a CDS encoding MoxR family ATPase, with amino-acid sequence MIESTELTIEQFRQTAVAIESEVAKVIVGQRDVVRHVLIGILSSGHVLLEGVPGLGKTMLVRTFAQAMRLDFSRIQFTPDLMPADITGTDIMEEVGDGRRQFRFQQGPVFANLVLADEINRATPKTQSALLEAMQEHTVTVATHTYPLPQPFFVLATQNPIEQEGTYPLPEAQLDRFLFKINVGFPSPDELTEILTRTTGKLVTAADTAVSGPTILAMQQLARQIPIPSHVTNYVSRLVVATHPGGSPAPLVNSYVRYGSSPRGAQALVLGGKITALLDGRLNVSFDDITAVAPAALRHRLLLNFEGQAQGIRPDDVVADLIAQVKKD; translated from the coding sequence ATGATTGAATCCACCGAACTAACAATTGAACAATTCCGCCAAACGGCCGTCGCCATCGAAAGCGAAGTCGCCAAAGTAATTGTCGGCCAGCGAGATGTGGTGCGCCACGTGCTGATCGGCATTCTCAGCAGCGGCCATGTGCTGCTGGAAGGCGTGCCAGGCCTGGGCAAAACAATGCTGGTGCGCACCTTCGCCCAGGCCATGCGTCTGGATTTCAGCCGCATCCAGTTCACCCCAGACCTGATGCCGGCCGACATCACCGGCACAGACATCATGGAGGAAGTGGGCGACGGCCGGCGCCAATTCCGCTTCCAACAAGGTCCCGTCTTCGCCAACCTTGTCCTGGCCGACGAAATTAACCGCGCCACGCCCAAAACCCAATCGGCGCTGCTGGAAGCCATGCAAGAGCATACCGTCACCGTCGCCACCCACACCTATCCGCTGCCGCAGCCCTTTTTTGTCCTGGCGACGCAAAATCCCATCGAGCAAGAAGGCACTTACCCACTGCCCGAAGCGCAGCTAGACCGCTTCCTGTTCAAAATCAACGTCGGCTTCCCTTCGCCCGATGAGTTAACCGAGATTCTGACGCGCACCACCGGCAAATTGGTAACGGCGGCAGACACGGCAGTTTCCGGTCCTACCATCCTCGCCATGCAGCAGCTTGCCCGCCAGATTCCCATCCCCAGCCATGTCACCAACTACGTCAGCCGCCTGGTCGTCGCCACCCATCCCGGCGGCAGCCCGGCGCCGCTGGTGAACAGCTACGTGCGCTATGGCTCCAGCCCGCGCGGCGCCCAGGCGTTGGTCCTGGGTGGCAAGATAACGGCCCTGCTAGACGGCCGTCTCAATGTCAGTTTCGATGATATAACGGCCGTCGCCCCTGCCGCCCTGCGCCACCGCCTGCTGCTCAACTTCGAGGGCCAGGCCCAGGGCATCCGCCCCGATGACGTGGTCGCCGACCTCATCGCCCAGGTTAAGAAAGATTAA
- a CDS encoding glutamate mutase L, with the protein MTIAEETGTSETKALESFLVVECGSVNTTAALFDIAAGTYRLICQTMAPTTASEPWLNIMDGVLNAIQQMESITGRALLTPQRKLITPARQNGSGVDQFAAVASAAEPLITSLVGLFDDVSLSSGRGVVAAAYANVINSFSLNQEQNAEEMLAALIAQRPDLVFIVGGTDGGAEQRLLHLVETVSSGIGPLAAKQPVQVLFAGNKHLRERVRDLLKDRAKVHVAENVRPNLETENLADAARIVNDLYSDLKLGALPGVHTLHEWHKQPIIPTLQAFATVAKYFAALHKGRVVGVDLGSNSVAVLVADAHHVQTYMRNDLGMGQPIIHLLDEVEPAAIARWMPQAISDDEIRDFIWHKSLYPQTIPTTEFESYLEQAIAREMIRCVAPEALPPFNVLLARGQTLTNTPLPGQAILLLLDALQPTGIFSVALDKYGVLPALGALAAYQPLAVVQALEAGVLTDLGWVIAPTGKVQTGQSVVKGVVESPQGQFDLDVEYGRIDATILDSGQIADVSLQPDKRIDLGFGPGKGKKLSVRGGAVGLMVDARGRPLPTPDDDKRIEQVRKWYWDVGG; encoded by the coding sequence ATGACAATTGCCGAAGAAACCGGAACTTCAGAAACCAAAGCGCTAGAGTCGTTCCTCGTTGTCGAGTGTGGCAGCGTCAATACCACCGCCGCTCTGTTCGACATTGCCGCCGGAACCTACCGGCTCATTTGCCAGACGATGGCGCCCACCACCGCCAGCGAACCCTGGCTCAATATCATGGACGGGGTGCTGAACGCCATCCAGCAAATGGAAAGCATTACCGGCCGCGCCCTCCTGACGCCGCAGCGCAAACTCATCACCCCCGCCCGGCAAAATGGGTCAGGCGTGGATCAATTTGCCGCCGTTGCCAGCGCCGCCGAACCGCTGATCACATCGCTGGTGGGCTTATTCGATGATGTGAGTCTGTCCAGCGGCCGTGGCGTTGTGGCCGCCGCCTACGCCAATGTGATCAACAGCTTCAGCCTGAACCAGGAGCAAAACGCAGAAGAGATGTTGGCCGCCCTCATCGCCCAAAGACCAGACCTGGTATTTATTGTGGGCGGCACCGATGGCGGGGCAGAGCAGCGGCTGCTGCATCTGGTAGAGACGGTAAGCAGTGGCATTGGACCGTTGGCTGCCAAACAGCCGGTGCAGGTGCTGTTTGCCGGTAACAAGCATCTACGGGAACGGGTGCGAGACTTGTTGAAAGACCGCGCCAAAGTCCATGTGGCCGAAAACGTGCGCCCCAATCTGGAAACAGAAAATCTGGCCGACGCTGCACGCATCGTCAACGACTTGTACAGCGATTTAAAACTCGGCGCGCTGCCGGGCGTTCACACTCTGCACGAATGGCACAAGCAGCCTATTATTCCCACACTGCAAGCCTTTGCGACCGTCGCCAAGTATTTTGCGGCGCTGCACAAGGGGCGCGTGGTGGGCGTAGACCTGGGCAGCAACAGCGTGGCCGTGCTGGTGGCCGATGCCCACCACGTGCAAACGTATATGCGCAATGACCTGGGCATGGGCCAGCCGATCATTCATCTTTTGGATGAGGTAGAGCCGGCGGCCATTGCCCGTTGGATGCCACAAGCCATTTCTGATGACGAGATCCGTGACTTTATCTGGCATAAGTCGCTTTATCCGCAAACGATACCGACAACGGAATTTGAATCTTATCTGGAACAGGCGATTGCGCGGGAGATGATTCGCTGTGTCGCGCCGGAGGCGCTGCCACCGTTTAACGTGCTGTTGGCGCGGGGGCAAACGTTGACCAATACGCCGCTGCCGGGACAGGCAATTTTACTGTTGTTGGATGCCCTACAGCCGACGGGTATTTTTTCGGTAGCGTTGGATAAATATGGCGTGCTGCCGGCGCTAGGTGCATTGGCCGCTTACCAGCCGTTGGCGGTGGTGCAAGCGTTGGAAGCGGGCGTCCTGACAGACCTGGGTTGGGTGATTGCGCCGACGGGCAAGGTGCAGACCGGGCAATCGGTGGTGAAGGGTGTGGTGGAATCGCCGCAGGGTCAGTTTGACCTGGATGTGGAGTACGGCCGTATAGACGCCACCATCCTCGACTCTGGACAGATAGCCGACGTATCTTTGCAGCCCGACAAACGGATTGACCTGGGTTTTGGTCCCGGCAAAGGCAAAAAGCTGTCGGTGCGCGGCGGGGCTGTGGGCTTGATGGTGGATGCGCGGGGACGGCCGTTGCCCACCCCCGACGACGATAAACGAATAGAACAAGTACGCAAATGGTACTGGGACGTAGGCGGCTAA
- a CDS encoding class I SAM-dependent RNA methyltransferase, which yields MQPVTLSAICKFGLEKLVKSEIARLGFPDPVVSDGSVEFTAVLTDIPRLNLWLRYADRLLLKVGAFPALTFDELYEQSKALPWEDWLPVDGRFPVDAKSVKSGLQSLRSCQSIVKKAVVDRLQAAYHTADLPETGGEYAIQVALLNDVATLTLDTSGAGLHKRGYRTANVAAPLKETFAAGLVWLSPWRSDGLLLDPMCGSGTILIEAALQARQMAPGLGRSFAAEAWPILDAAWWQGAREAARAMRRAGPIGPLLGYDIDAAAVAASRQNAANAGVADDIVFTPKDVRDLWIDQQFGVLICNPPYGRRLSDFQEMNQLYIALNKMLRKKSGWAVCILTADPKFPDYFKRSRPDRVRKFYNGRIRVNYYQYDPLRT from the coding sequence ATGCAACCTGTTACCTTAAGCGCTATTTGCAAGTTTGGTCTGGAAAAACTGGTTAAATCGGAAATCGCGCGCCTCGGGTTCCCGGACCCGGTGGTGTCTGATGGCAGCGTGGAATTTACGGCCGTGTTAACCGACATTCCCCGCCTCAACCTCTGGCTGCGCTACGCCGACCGCCTGCTGCTGAAAGTGGGTGCGTTCCCGGCGCTGACGTTTGACGAGTTGTATGAGCAAAGCAAAGCGCTGCCCTGGGAAGATTGGCTGCCGGTGGACGGCCGTTTCCCCGTAGACGCCAAATCGGTTAAGTCTGGCCTACAAAGCCTGCGCTCCTGCCAATCCATCGTCAAAAAGGCGGTGGTAGACCGGCTGCAAGCCGCTTACCACACGGCCGATCTGCCCGAAACCGGCGGCGAATACGCCATCCAGGTCGCCCTACTCAACGACGTGGCGACGCTGACGCTGGATACTTCCGGCGCGGGGCTGCACAAACGCGGCTACCGCACGGCCAACGTCGCCGCGCCGCTAAAGGAGACCTTTGCCGCCGGGCTGGTGTGGCTCAGTCCGTGGCGGTCTGATGGGCTGCTGCTGGACCCCATGTGTGGCTCTGGCACAATTTTGATCGAGGCGGCGCTGCAAGCGCGGCAGATGGCTCCTGGTCTGGGGCGTTCTTTTGCCGCCGAAGCATGGCCGATTCTCGACGCCGCCTGGTGGCAGGGCGCCCGCGAAGCGGCCCGGGCCATGCGCCGCGCCGGCCCTATCGGTCCGCTGCTGGGTTACGACATAGATGCAGCGGCCGTCGCCGCCAGCCGCCAAAATGCGGCCAACGCCGGCGTGGCCGATGATATTGTGTTTACGCCAAAGGATGTGCGCGACTTGTGGATTGATCAGCAGTTTGGCGTGTTGATCTGCAACCCGCCCTACGGCCGTCGTCTGTCCGACTTTCAGGAAATGAACCAGTTATACATCGCCCTGAACAAAATGCTGCGCAAAAAGAGCGGTTGGGCGGTGTGCATTCTCACGGCCGACCCCAAATTCCCCGACTATTTTAAGCGCAGCCGCCCAGACCGCGTGCGCAAGTTTTATAACGGCCGTATCCGTGTCAACTACTACCAATACGACCCACTAAGAACCTGA
- a CDS encoding DUF58 domain-containing protein, which produces MNLFDEATLRKLEQLTLVAENVRVGVMKGDRRSRKRGTSIEFADYRNYVKGDDLRRLDWNVYARLERPFIKLLQEEEDLSVHLLIDASASMNWPADQPANQPTHKLTYALHLAAALGHIALTTGDLLTATLLASQGDRRWGPFRSQQNSLRLLQFLETAAADGLTDLNVSLRHYALHGRRPGLLFVLSDFLSPGGWQDGLTALLSRGHEVGLFHLLSPDEVDPPLSGDLKLVDVETGQDAEISLDGATLDAYRQRLRAWQAEIAAFCASRAVHYIPLVTDAPWESVIMRTLRQQAVVR; this is translated from the coding sequence ATGAACCTTTTTGACGAAGCCACGCTGCGAAAACTGGAACAACTGACCCTGGTGGCCGAAAATGTGCGCGTCGGGGTGATGAAGGGCGACCGCCGCAGCCGCAAGCGCGGCACATCCATCGAATTCGCCGACTACCGCAACTATGTCAAAGGGGATGATTTGCGGCGGCTGGATTGGAATGTGTATGCCCGGCTGGAACGGCCGTTCATCAAACTGCTCCAGGAAGAAGAAGACCTCTCTGTCCACCTGCTGATTGACGCCAGCGCCAGCATGAACTGGCCCGCCGACCAACCAGCCAATCAACCAACCCACAAACTCACCTACGCCCTCCACCTGGCTGCCGCCCTGGGCCACATCGCCCTCACCACTGGCGATTTGCTCACCGCCACCCTGCTTGCCAGCCAGGGCGACCGGCGCTGGGGGCCGTTTCGCAGCCAACAAAACAGCCTGCGTCTGCTGCAATTCCTGGAAACGGCCGCGGCCGATGGCCTGACCGACCTGAATGTGTCGCTGCGTCATTATGCGCTGCACGGCCGTCGCCCCGGTCTCTTGTTTGTCCTCAGCGATTTTCTCTCGCCTGGCGGTTGGCAGGATGGCCTGACTGCCCTGCTCTCTCGCGGCCACGAAGTGGGCCTGTTCCATCTGCTCAGCCCCGACGAAGTAGACCCGCCCCTCAGCGGCGACCTGAAGCTGGTGGACGTAGAAACGGGTCAGGACGCCGAAATCAGCCTGGATGGGGCCACGCTGGACGCCTATCGCCAGCGCCTGCGCGCCTGGCAGGCAGAAATCGCCGCTTTTTGCGCCAGCCGCGCCGTCCATTACATCCCCCTCGTCACCGATGCCCCCTGGGAAAGCGTGATCATGCGCACCCTGCGGCAGCAGGCGGTCGTCCGCTGA
- a CDS encoding ATP-binding cassette domain-containing protein, whose amino-acid sequence MEQLETAVVLTPAAEPVIRLENVRKRFYYKNERPSTLLEQLTALVKKQPGGHNDLWALNGVTLDVLPGQALGIIGRNGSGKSTLLKLIARILRPQRRAHYGTRPDERLAGIGRRVSSRPDRTREYIPECGRFRADKARN is encoded by the coding sequence ATGGAACAACTTGAGACAGCAGTCGTCCTGACGCCAGCAGCAGAACCCGTGATTCGTTTAGAGAATGTGCGTAAGCGGTTCTACTATAAAAATGAACGGCCGTCAACCCTGTTAGAACAGCTTACGGCGTTGGTGAAAAAGCAGCCAGGCGGTCATAACGACCTGTGGGCGCTAAACGGCGTGACGTTGGATGTTTTGCCAGGGCAGGCGTTGGGCATTATTGGGCGCAACGGCAGCGGCAAAAGCACGCTGCTAAAACTCATCGCCCGCATATTGCGCCCCCAACGAAGGGCGCATTATGGTACGCGGCCGGATGAGCGCCTTGCTGGAATTGGGCGCCGGGTTTCATCCCGACCTGACCGGACGAGAGAATATATTCCTGAATGCGGCCGTTTTAGGGCTGACAAAGCGAGAAATTGA